The Vidua macroura isolate BioBank_ID:100142 chromosome 4, ASM2450914v1, whole genome shotgun sequence genome window below encodes:
- the WDR1 gene encoding WD repeat-containing protein 1, whose amino-acid sequence MPYEIKKVFASLPQVERGVSKIIGGDPKGNNFLYTNGKCVVIRNIDNPAIADIYTEHAHQVVVAKYAPSGFYIASGDVSGKLRIWDTTQKEHLLKYEYQPFAGKIKDLAWTEDSKRIAVVGEGREKFGAVFLWDSGSSVGEITGHNKVINSVDIKQTRPYRLATGSDDNCAAFFEGPPFKFKFTLSDHTRFVNCVRFSPDGNRFATASADGQIFVYDGKTGEKVCALGGGKAHDGGIYAISWSPDSSQLLSASGDKTAKIWDVGANSIVNTFNMGSNVLDQQLGCLWQKDHLLTISLSGYINYLDKNNPNKPLRVIKGHSKSIQCLTVHKNGGKSYIYSGSNDGHINYWDSETGENDGFSGKGHTNQVSRMAVDEMDQLVTCSMDDTVRYTNLSKRDYSGQDAVKMDVQPKCLAVGPGGYTVVLCIGQVVLMKDKKKCFAIDDLGYEPEAVAIHPTGSTAAVGGADGNVHLYSIQGTSLKSDDKTLEAKGPVTDLAYSHDGAFLAVCDANKVVTVFSVADGYAEHNVFYGHHAKVVCIAWSPDNEHFASGGMDMMVYVWTVSDPETRVKIPDAHRLHHVSGLAWLDEHTLVTTSHDASVKEWSISYN is encoded by the exons aaTCCTGCAATTGCTGACATCTACACTGAGCATGCCCACCAGGTTGTAGTTGCCAAGTATGCTCCTAGTGGATTCTACATAGCATCTGGAG ATGTCTCTGGAAAGCTGAGAATCTGGGATACTACACAGAAGGAACACCTACTGAAGTATGAGTATCAGCcatttgcaggaaaaataaaggacCTTGCATGGACTGAAGACAGCAAGAGAATTGCTGTGGttggagaaggaagggaaaa ATTTGGAGCAGTGTTCCTGTGGGATAGTGGCTCTTCTGTTGGTGAGATTACTGGGCACAATAAAGTGATCAACAGCGTGGACATTAAACAAACAAGACCCTATCGGCTGGCAACCGGCAGTGATGACAACTGTGCTGCTTTCTTTGAGGGACCGCCATTCAAGTTCAAGTTTACACTAAGC GACCATACACGGTTTGTGAACTGTGTGAGGTTTTCTCCTGATGGGAACAGATTTGCTACAGCTAGCGCAGATGGGCAG ATTTTTGTCTATGATGGGAAGACTGGAGAGAAAGTGTGTGCTCTTGGTGGAGGCAAAGCACATGATGGAGGTATTTATGCT attagTTGGAGCCCTGACAGTAGTCAGTTGCTTTCTGCTTCTGGAGATAAAACTGCGAAAATCTGGGACGTCGGTGCTAATTCTATTGTAAATACTTTTAACATGGGATCAAACGTGTTGGATCAGCAGCTGGGTTGCTTGTGGCAGAAAGACCATTTACTGACTATCTCCCTGTCTGGCTATATCAATTATTTGGACAAGAACAATCCAAATAAGCCTTTACGTGTCATAAAG GGTCATAGTAAATCAATTCAGTGTCTTACGGTGCACAAAAATGGTGGAAAGTCCTATATTTACTCTGGAAGTAATGATGGTCATATTA ATTATTGGGATTCTGAAACTGGAGAGAATGATGGCTTTTCTGGGAAAGGCCACACAAACCAGGTTTCTAGAATGGCAGTGGATGAAATGGACCAGCTGGTCACCTGCAGTATGGATGACACTGTGCGCTACACCAACCTTAGCAAGAGAGATTACAG TGGCCAGGATGCTGTGAAAATGGATGTTCAGCCAAAATGTTTAGCTGTGGGTCCTGGTGGTTATACTGTAGTTTTATGCATTGGACAA GTTGTCTTGatgaaagataagaaaaaatgttttgcaattGATGACCTTGGCTATGAGCCAGAAGCTGTAGCCATTCACCCCACAGGAAGTACAGCAGCAGTAGGAGGAGCG GATGGGAATGTCCATTTGTATTCAATCCAAGGAACCTCTTTGAAAAGTGATGATAAGACTTTGGAAGCTAAAGGTCCTGTTACTGACCTGGCGTATTCTCACGATGGTGCCTTTCTTGCAGTCTGTGATGCAAACAAAGTTGTCACTGTCTTTAGTGTTGCTGATGGCTATGCG GAGCATAATGTCTTTTATGGACACCATGCAAAAGTTGTTTGCATTGCATGGTCACCAGACAATGAACACTTTGCTTCTGGAGGCATGGACATGATGGTGTATGTTTGGACTGTGAGTGATCCAGAGACCAGAGTCAAGATACCAG ATGCTCACAGACTACATCATGTAAGCGGCTTGGCGTGGCTGGATGAACATACTCTGGTAACAACATCCCACGATGCTTCTGTTAAAGAGTGGTCTATCTCCTACAATTGA